In Streptomyces nodosus, one DNA window encodes the following:
- the proS gene encoding proline--tRNA ligase has translation MAKAPVLTPRAVDFPRWYQDLINKAELADNGPVRGTMVIRPYGYGLWERMQQEMDARIKAAGASNAYFPLFIPQSYLTREAQHVEGFAPELAVVTHGGGKELEEPVVVRPTSETIVNEYFSKWVQSYRDLPLLINQWANVVRWEMRPRVFLRTTEFLWQEGHTAHATYEEAREYAAYIHKEVYADFMTEVLGLDVVLGRKTPSERFAGAVNTLTLEGMMGDGKALQMGTSHELGQNFARAFQTRYLSKEGKEEFVWQTSWGSSTRMVGGLIMSHGDDSGLRVPPRLAPVQAVVLAIKGDEPVLAKVRELGDRLKAAGVRVQVDDRTDTPFGRRAVDWELKGVPVRIELGPRDLENGTAMLARRIPGGKEPVAIESLVGLLPGILEEDQALLLEQSREHRLSRTAEVSTIREAVDAAAAGGWARIPWAVLGEDGEARLAEHAVTVRCLVAEDGSVPDADDAPGNVAVVGRAY, from the coding sequence ATGGCAAAGGCACCCGTTCTCACGCCGCGCGCGGTCGACTTCCCGCGCTGGTACCAAGACCTGATCAACAAGGCCGAACTGGCCGACAACGGGCCGGTGCGCGGCACCATGGTCATCCGACCGTACGGGTACGGGCTGTGGGAACGGATGCAGCAGGAGATGGACGCGCGCATCAAGGCGGCGGGCGCCTCCAACGCCTACTTCCCCCTGTTCATCCCCCAGTCCTATCTGACGAGGGAGGCCCAGCATGTCGAGGGCTTCGCCCCCGAACTCGCGGTCGTCACCCACGGCGGCGGCAAGGAGCTGGAGGAGCCCGTCGTCGTCCGGCCCACCTCCGAGACGATCGTCAACGAGTACTTCTCCAAGTGGGTGCAGAGCTACCGGGATCTGCCGCTGCTGATCAACCAGTGGGCGAACGTGGTGCGTTGGGAGATGCGTCCGCGTGTGTTCCTGCGGACGACCGAGTTCCTGTGGCAGGAGGGCCACACCGCCCACGCCACCTACGAGGAGGCCCGGGAGTATGCCGCGTACATCCACAAGGAGGTGTACGCCGACTTCATGACCGAGGTCCTCGGCCTCGATGTGGTGCTCGGCCGCAAGACGCCTAGTGAGCGGTTCGCCGGCGCCGTCAACACCCTCACCCTCGAAGGGATGATGGGCGACGGCAAGGCCCTCCAGATGGGCACCAGCCATGAACTCGGCCAGAACTTCGCCAGGGCCTTCCAGACGCGCTATCTCTCCAAGGAGGGCAAGGAGGAGTTCGTCTGGCAGACCTCCTGGGGCTCCTCCACCCGGATGGTGGGTGGCCTGATCATGTCCCACGGTGATGACAGCGGGTTGCGGGTCCCCCCGCGTCTGGCCCCGGTCCAGGCCGTGGTTCTCGCGATCAAGGGGGACGAACCGGTTCTGGCCAAGGTCCGCGAACTGGGCGACCGGCTGAAGGCGGCGGGCGTACGCGTCCAGGTGGACGACCGGACCGACACCCCGTTCGGGCGCCGCGCCGTCGACTGGGAGCTCAAGGGCGTGCCCGTACGTATCGAGCTGGGCCCCCGCGACCTGGAGAACGGCACGGCGATGCTGGCCCGCCGCATCCCCGGCGGCAAGGAGCCCGTGGCGATCGAATCGCTCGTGGGCCTGCTGCCCGGAATCCTCGAGGAGGACCAGGCACTGCTCCTGGAACAGTCCCGGGAGCACCGGCTCTCCCGTACGGCGGAGGTGTCGACGATCCGGGAGGCCGTGGACGCGGCCGCCGCGGGCGGATGGGCGCGCATTCCCTGGGCCGTGCTGGGCGAGGACGGCGAGGCCAGGCTCGCCGAGCACGCGGTCACCGTACGGTGTCTGGTCGCGGAGGACGGGTCGGTCCCCGACGCCGACGACGCACCGGGTAACGTCGCGGTGGTCGGGCGCGCCTACTGA
- the rpsP gene encoding 30S ribosomal protein S16 yields the protein MAVKIKLKRLGKIRSPHYRIVVADSRTRRDGRAIEEIGKYHPTYNPSVIEVDGERVAYWLSVGAQPTEPVLAILKKTGDWQKFKGEPAPAPLLVAAPKSTRPSFESLGGDDEGKGEAITQKKKAEKKDEAAAESESTEA from the coding sequence GTGGCAGTCAAGATCAAGCTGAAGCGTCTGGGCAAGATCCGTTCGCCTCACTACCGCATCGTCGTCGCCGACTCCCGCACCCGCCGTGACGGCCGTGCGATCGAGGAGATCGGCAAGTACCACCCGACGTACAACCCGTCGGTCATCGAGGTCGACGGCGAGCGCGTCGCGTACTGGCTCTCGGTGGGCGCCCAGCCGACCGAGCCCGTGCTCGCCATCCTGAAGAAGACCGGCGACTGGCAGAAGTTCAAGGGCGAGCCCGCCCCGGCGCCGCTGCTGGTGGCCGCGCCCAAGAGCACGCGTCCGTCGTTCGAGTCGCTCGGCGGTGACGACGAGGGCAAGGGTGAGGCGATCACCCAGAAGAAGAAGGCTGAGAAGAAGGACGAGGCCGCGGCCGAGTCCGAGTCGACCGAGGCCTGA
- a CDS encoding RNA-binding protein, which yields MLEEALEHLVKGIVDHPDDVQVASRTLRRGRVLEVRVHPDDLGKVIGRNGRTARALRTVVGAIGGRGVRVDLVDVDHVR from the coding sequence ATGCTCGAGGAGGCTCTCGAGCACCTCGTGAAGGGCATCGTCGACCACCCTGACGATGTGCAGGTGGCCTCGCGCACCCTGCGACGCGGGCGTGTTCTCGAGGTCCGGGTCCACCCCGACGACCTCGGCAAGGTGATCGGCCGCAACGGCCGCACCGCACGCGCTCTGCGTACCGTCGTGGGCGCCATCGGCGGCCGCGGTGTCCGTGTCGACCTCGTCGACGTGGACCACGTCCGCTGA
- the rimM gene encoding ribosome maturation factor RimM (Essential for efficient processing of 16S rRNA), translating to MQLVVARIGRAHGIKGEVTVEVRTDEPELRLPPGAVLATDPASVGPLTIETGRVHSGRLLLRFEGVADRTAAEALRNTLLIADVDPDELPEDEDEYYDHQLIDLDVVTVDGAEIGRITEISHLPSQDLFVVERPDGSEVYVPFVQEIVTEIDLEEQRAVIDPPPGLIDDRAVVASAREASEEPSADSPGNASGAGA from the coding sequence GTGCAGCTGGTAGTCGCACGGATCGGCCGCGCCCATGGCATCAAGGGCGAGGTCACGGTCGAGGTACGCACCGACGAGCCGGAGCTCAGGCTCCCCCCCGGCGCGGTCCTGGCCACCGACCCGGCCTCGGTCGGACCGCTGACCATCGAGACCGGCCGCGTGCACAGCGGCCGCCTTCTGCTGCGGTTCGAGGGCGTCGCCGACCGCACCGCCGCCGAGGCGCTGCGCAACACCCTGCTGATCGCCGACGTCGACCCGGACGAGCTGCCCGAGGACGAGGACGAGTACTACGACCACCAGCTCATCGACCTGGACGTGGTGACGGTGGACGGGGCGGAGATCGGACGGATCACCGAGATCTCGCATCTGCCCTCGCAGGACCTGTTCGTGGTGGAGCGCCCCGACGGCAGCGAGGTGTACGTCCCGTTCGTCCAGGAGATCGTCACCGAGATCGACCTCGAGGAACAGCGCGCGGTCATCGACCCGCCGCCCGGCCTGATCGACGACCGGGCCGTGGTGGCCTCCGCCAGGGAGGCGTCGGAGGAGCCGTCCGCGGACTCGCCCGGGAACGCGTCCGGGGCCGGTGCCTGA
- the trmD gene encoding tRNA (guanosine(37)-N1)-methyltransferase TrmD, whose protein sequence is MRLDVVTIFPEYLEPLNVSLVGKARARGQLDVRVHDLRSWTHDRHHTVDDTPYGGGPGMVMKTDPWGEALDGILADGYETGSSEPALIVPTPSGRPFTQDLAVELSERPWLIFTPARYEGIDRRVIDEYATRAPVYEVSIGDYVLAGGEAAVLVITEAVARLLPGVLGNAESHRDDSFAPGAMANLLEGPVYTKPPVWRGRDIPEVLLSGHHGRIARWRRDEALRRTTAHRPDLIERCDPATLDRKDREMLSVLGWAPDPEGAAGGRFWRRQQGMEE, encoded by the coding sequence ATGCGGCTCGACGTCGTCACGATCTTCCCCGAGTATCTGGAACCGCTGAACGTCTCCCTCGTCGGCAAGGCACGCGCCCGCGGGCAGCTGGACGTGCGCGTGCACGACCTGCGGAGCTGGACGCACGACCGCCACCACACCGTCGACGACACTCCGTACGGCGGCGGGCCCGGCATGGTCATGAAGACCGACCCCTGGGGCGAGGCGCTGGACGGCATCCTGGCCGACGGATACGAGACCGGCTCCTCGGAGCCCGCGCTGATCGTCCCCACCCCCAGCGGCCGTCCCTTCACCCAGGACCTCGCCGTGGAACTCTCCGAGCGCCCGTGGCTGATCTTCACGCCCGCCCGCTACGAGGGCATCGACCGCCGTGTCATCGACGAGTACGCGACCCGGGCACCGGTCTACGAGGTGTCCATCGGCGACTATGTGCTGGCCGGCGGTGAGGCGGCCGTCCTGGTGATCACCGAGGCGGTGGCCCGGCTGCTGCCCGGGGTCCTGGGCAACGCCGAGTCCCACCGGGACGACTCCTTCGCGCCCGGCGCGATGGCGAACCTCCTGGAGGGCCCCGTCTACACCAAACCGCCGGTCTGGCGCGGCCGGGACATCCCGGAGGTGCTGCTCAGCGGCCACCACGGCAGGATCGCCCGCTGGCGCCGGGACGAGGCGCTCCGGCGCACCACCGCGCACCGGCCCGACCTGATCGAGCGCTGCGACCCGGCCACCCTGGACAGGAAGGACCGCGAGATGCTCTCCGTCCTGGGCTGGGCACCGGACCCGGAGGGCGCGGCGGGGGGCCGATTTTGGCGCAGGCAGCAGGGCATGGAAGAATAG
- the rplS gene encoding 50S ribosomal protein L19 → MSHVLDIVDASSLRSDIPAFRPGDTVNVHVRVIEGNRSRVQQFKGVVIRRQGSGVRETFTVRKVSFSVGVERTFPVHTPIVEKIELVTKGDVRRAKLYYLRDLRGKAAKIKEKREN, encoded by the coding sequence ATGTCTCATGTGCTCGACATCGTCGACGCCTCGTCGCTGCGCAGCGACATCCCCGCGTTCCGCCCGGGTGACACCGTCAACGTCCACGTCCGCGTCATCGAGGGCAACCGCTCCCGTGTGCAGCAGTTCAAGGGCGTGGTGATCCGTCGCCAGGGTTCCGGCGTGCGCGAGACCTTCACGGTCCGCAAGGTCTCCTTCTCGGTCGGCGTCGAGCGCACCTTCCCGGTGCACACCCCGATCGTGGAGAAGATCGAGCTCGTCACCAAGGGCGATGTGCGCCGCGCCAAGCTGTACTACCTCCGTGACCTGCGCGGCAAGGCCGCGAAGATCAAGGAGAAGCGCGAGAACTGA
- the lepB gene encoding signal peptidase I yields MDTAAQHTERDRSSDPVGAEDTSDPAKDRRGRSRFALVSRIAEWTPGGRITLTLLVCLLFLLGLGTFVAQPFDIPSGSMEPGLRAGDRVLVDKVAYRSGAGPQRGDVVVFDGTGYFGNADYIKRVIGVGGDHVVCCDQEGRLEVNGRPVDESSFLYPGDNPSDVPFDVVVPEGKLFLLGDHRHGSNDSRQYLGSPGGGMIPVDAVIGRADWVVWPPAHWRNLTRPGAGARVPDAGGAHG; encoded by the coding sequence ATGGACACCGCAGCACAGCACACGGAGCGCGACCGCTCCTCCGATCCCGTCGGCGCCGAGGACACCTCGGACCCGGCGAAGGACCGGAGGGGTCGGTCGCGTTTCGCGTTGGTCTCCCGGATCGCCGAGTGGACGCCCGGCGGCCGGATCACCCTGACCCTGCTGGTCTGCCTGCTGTTCCTGCTCGGGCTCGGCACGTTCGTCGCGCAGCCGTTCGACATCCCCAGCGGTTCGATGGAGCCCGGACTGAGAGCCGGGGACCGCGTGCTCGTAGACAAGGTGGCGTACCGTTCCGGAGCCGGTCCGCAACGGGGGGACGTGGTGGTGTTCGACGGCACCGGATACTTCGGGAACGCTGACTACATCAAGCGCGTAATAGGTGTGGGGGGCGACCATGTGGTCTGTTGCGACCAGGAGGGGAGGCTCGAGGTGAACGGCCGGCCGGTCGACGAGTCGTCATTTCTGTACCCCGGCGACAATCCGTCCGATGTCCCCTTCGACGTCGTGGTGCCCGAAGGGAAGCTGTTTCTGCTCGGCGACCACCGCCACGGCTCCAACGACTCCCGTCAGTATCTGGGCTCGCCGGGCGGCGGGATGATCCCCGTGGACGCCGTGATCGGCAGGGCCGACTGGGTGGTCTGGCCGCCCGCGCACTGGAGGAACCTCACCCGTCCCGGCGCCGGTGCCCGGGTGCCCGACGCGGGAGGTGCCCATGGGTAG
- the lepB gene encoding signal peptidase I, which produces MGDLAVGARSGHEGPEDRPERSDETAAPAAERHSGSGSDSSDGDGGSRETEGQEPQPSKQRSFWRELPLLIGIALVLALLIKTFLVQAFSIPSDSMQNTLQQGDRVLVDKLTPWFGSEPSRGEVVVFHDPDNWLAGEPTTTPNALQTALSWIGLMPSVEEKDLIKRVVGVAGDTIECKGTGPLKVNGKSLNEPYVYPGNTPCSVDDQGGQFRVTVPPGKIWVMGDHRQNSLDSRYHQQDEHQGFVPVGNVVGRAIVIAWPPTRWDTLPIPDTFDQGLSVTAPGALGLIGATPLVLWRRRRVTTRQGA; this is translated from the coding sequence GTGGGGGATTTGGCGGTCGGCGCACGGTCCGGGCACGAGGGTCCCGAAGATCGGCCGGAGCGGTCCGACGAGACGGCCGCCCCGGCCGCGGAGCGCCACTCCGGCTCCGGGAGCGATTCCTCGGACGGCGACGGCGGTTCGCGCGAGACCGAAGGTCAGGAACCCCAGCCGAGCAAGCAGCGCTCCTTCTGGAGGGAGCTGCCGCTCCTCATCGGCATCGCCCTGGTGCTGGCACTGCTGATCAAGACCTTTCTGGTGCAGGCGTTCTCGATCCCCTCGGACTCGATGCAGAACACCCTCCAGCAGGGTGACCGGGTCCTCGTCGACAAGCTGACCCCGTGGTTCGGCTCCGAGCCCTCGCGCGGCGAGGTCGTGGTCTTCCACGATCCCGACAACTGGCTGGCGGGCGAGCCCACGACCACCCCGAACGCCCTGCAGACCGCCCTCAGCTGGATCGGCCTGATGCCGTCCGTGGAGGAGAAGGACCTGATCAAGCGGGTCGTCGGGGTGGCCGGCGACACCATCGAGTGCAAGGGCACCGGGCCGCTGAAGGTCAACGGCAAGTCGCTCAACGAGCCCTATGTGTACCCCGGCAACACCCCGTGCAGCGTCGACGACCAGGGCGGCCAGTTCCGGGTCACGGTTCCGCCGGGCAAGATCTGGGTGATGGGCGACCACCGGCAGAACTCCTTGGACTCCCGTTACCACCAGCAGGACGAGCACCAGGGCTTCGTGCCCGTGGGCAATGTCGTGGGCCGTGCCATCGTGATCGCCTGGCCGCCCACCCGCTGGGACACCCTGCCGATCCCCGACACCTTCGACCAGGGCCTGAGCGTGACGGCCCCCGGAGCGCTCGGCCTGATCGGTGCGACGCCGCTGGTGCTGTGGCGCAGGCGCAGGGTCACCACCCGTCAGGGCGCCTGA
- the lepB gene encoding signal peptidase I — MSRTGRTAAGRGRLGSTLSGLAVALGCVLFLGGFLWAAIVYKPYTVPTDSMSPTIAAGDRILAQRIDASDVRRGDVIVFRQQSWGDLPMVKRVVAVGGDTVACCTDGRLTVDGKQIHESYLPAGQAAESKTIPALTVPEGRLFLLGDERSGSLDSTAHLTEAFSGTVPLGAVDSRVDAVVWPMNGFLDRPAGFGTLGPISSPGPLRPMLGLIVAGAVLVLGGAAYGPIARRAGRTRGVSRTEPAGVR; from the coding sequence ATGAGCAGAACAGGTCGTACGGCGGCGGGCCGCGGTCGACTCGGCAGCACTCTGTCGGGACTGGCCGTGGCCCTCGGCTGTGTGCTCTTCCTCGGCGGATTCCTCTGGGCCGCGATCGTCTACAAGCCCTACACCGTGCCGACCGACTCCATGTCACCCACCATCGCCGCCGGTGACCGGATCCTCGCCCAGCGCATCGACGCCTCCGACGTCAGACGCGGCGATGTGATCGTGTTCAGGCAGCAGAGCTGGGGCGATCTGCCCATGGTCAAGAGGGTCGTGGCGGTCGGCGGCGACACCGTCGCCTGCTGCACCGACGGCAGGCTGACCGTCGACGGCAAGCAGATCCACGAGTCGTATCTCCCGGCGGGCCAGGCCGCCGAGTCGAAGACGATCCCGGCCCTCACCGTCCCTGAAGGCCGGCTGTTCCTCCTCGGCGACGAGCGCAGCGGTTCCCTGGACTCCACGGCCCATCTCACCGAGGCCTTCAGCGGCACCGTGCCGCTCGGCGCGGTGGACTCCCGGGTGGACGCCGTGGTGTGGCCGATGAACGGCTTCCTCGACCGCCCTGCGGGCTTCGGGACGCTGGGCCCGATCTCCTCGCCGGGACCCCTGCGGCCGATGCTCGGGCTGATCGTGGCGGGTGCGGTGCTGGTGCTGGGCGGCGCGGCGTACGGCCCGATCGCCCGGCGTGCCGGCCGTACGCGCGGTGTCTCGCGGACGGAGCCGGCCGGTGTCCGCTGA
- a CDS encoding NUDIX hydrolase — MSAELSAPEGGGGVESTYTGGLRRVARVVLLDPQDRILLLHGHEPDDPADDWWFTPGGGLEGDETREQAALRELAEETGITEVELGPVLWRRRCSFPFAGRRWDQDEWYFLARTAQTTAVASALTELERRSVVGARWWTCGELAEAHETVYPKRLAGLLRTLLDEGPPAGPEILDTEIV, encoded by the coding sequence GTGTCCGCTGAGCTGTCCGCCCCCGAAGGCGGGGGCGGCGTGGAGAGCACATACACGGGCGGTCTGCGCCGGGTCGCCCGGGTGGTGCTGCTCGATCCCCAGGACCGCATTCTGCTGCTGCACGGGCACGAGCCGGACGATCCGGCCGACGACTGGTGGTTCACCCCCGGCGGCGGCCTGGAGGGCGACGAGACGCGCGAGCAGGCCGCGCTGCGGGAGCTGGCCGAGGAGACCGGCATCACGGAGGTCGAACTGGGCCCGGTGCTGTGGCGAAGGAGGTGCTCCTTCCCGTTCGCCGGACGACGCTGGGACCAGGACGAGTGGTACTTCCTGGCCCGGACGGCCCAGACCACCGCGGTCGCCTCGGCCCTGACGGAGCTGGAACGGCGCAGCGTCGTCGGAGCACGGTGGTGGACGTGCGGGGAACTGGCCGAGGCGCATGAGACGGTGTATCCGAAGAGACTCGCCGGGCTGCTGCGCACGCTGCTCGACGAAGGTCCCCCGGCCGGGCCGGAGATCCTTGACACGGAAATCGTCTAG
- a CDS encoding DUF2469 domain-containing protein yields MSAEDLEKYETEMELKLYREYRDVVGLFKFVIETERRFYLTNDYEMQVHSVQGEVFFEVSMADAWVWDMYRPARFVKQVRVLTFKDVNIEELNKSDLELPGG; encoded by the coding sequence ATGAGCGCCGAGGACCTCGAGAAGTACGAGACCGAGATGGAGCTGAAGCTCTACCGGGAGTACCGCGATGTCGTCGGTCTGTTCAAATTCGTGATCGAGACCGAGCGCCGCTTCTATCTGACCAACGACTACGAGATGCAGGTGCACTCGGTCCAGGGCGAGGTGTTCTTCGAGGTGTCGATGGCCGACGCCTGGGTCTGGGACATGTACCGGCCCGCCCGCTTCGTCAAGCAGGTACGCGTCCTCACTTTCAAGGATGTGAACATCGAGGAGCTCAACAAGAGCGACCTGGAGCTCCCGGGCGGGTGA
- a CDS encoding YraN family protein → MTVGAGGGADMNARSALGRYGEELAARRLTAAGMTVLERNWRCGRSGEIDIVARDGDVLVVCEVKTRRGGRFEHPMAAVTPVKAERLRGLAERWIQAHGGAPPGGARIDVVGVLLPERGAAVVEHVRGVL, encoded by the coding sequence GTGACGGTTGGCGCCGGAGGTGGTGCCGACATGAACGCACGAAGCGCACTCGGCAGGTACGGCGAGGAACTGGCCGCCCGGCGGCTGACGGCCGCCGGGATGACCGTCCTGGAGCGCAACTGGCGCTGCGGCAGGAGCGGCGAGATCGACATCGTGGCCAGGGACGGGGACGTCCTGGTCGTCTGCGAGGTCAAGACCCGCAGGGGTGGCCGCTTCGAGCATCCGATGGCCGCCGTCACCCCGGTGAAGGCCGAGCGGCTGCGCGGCCTCGCCGAGCGCTGGATCCAGGCCCACGGCGGGGCGCCGCCCGGCGGGGCACGCATCGATGTGGTCGGCGTGCTGCTGCCCGAGCGCGGCGCCGCCGTGGTCGAGCATGTGCGGGGGGTGCTGTGA
- a CDS encoding YifB family Mg chelatase-like AAA ATPase has protein sequence MGFARTCSVALVGVEGVVVEVQADLEPGVAAFTLVGLPDKSLTESRDRVRAAVVNSGGAWPQKKLTVGLSPASVPKAGSGFDLAVASAVLGASERIDPRVLADIVMIGELGLDGRVRPVRGILPAVLAAADAGYEQVVVPECAAAEAALVPGVSVLGVRSLRQLIAVLTDEPVPEEEQDAPGRPDPLLAGLRAPGTGETTGMHGLGAAQHEPGHDLADVVGQRAARTAVEVAAAGGHHLLLEGPPGAGKTMLAERLPAVLPRLGRQESLEVTAVHSVAGLLPVGKPLIDVPPYCAPHHSATMQALVGGGPGIARPGAVSLSHRGILFLDEAPEFSGRALDALRQPLESGHVVIARSAGVVRFPARFLMVLAANPCPCGRFSRRDALCECPPSAIRRYQARLSGPLLDRVDLRVEVDPLTRAELTGRGARGESTETVADRVREARARTAARLAGTPWRVNGEVPGRELRHRWYAASGATEEAERQLERGVLTARGLDRVLRVAWTVADLAGHDRPDATDVALALQLRTGIPQGVPAVVGAPV, from the coding sequence ATGGGCTTCGCGCGTACCTGCTCCGTGGCGCTGGTCGGTGTCGAGGGCGTGGTGGTCGAGGTCCAGGCCGATCTCGAACCGGGCGTGGCCGCGTTCACCCTGGTGGGCCTGCCCGACAAGAGCCTCACGGAGAGCCGCGACCGGGTGCGGGCCGCGGTGGTGAACTCCGGGGGCGCCTGGCCGCAGAAGAAGCTCACGGTGGGGCTCAGCCCCGCGTCCGTGCCCAAGGCCGGCAGCGGATTCGATCTCGCGGTCGCGAGCGCCGTGCTCGGCGCCTCGGAGCGGATCGATCCACGGGTGCTCGCCGACATCGTGATGATCGGCGAGCTGGGCTTGGACGGACGGGTCCGCCCGGTGCGGGGCATCCTGCCCGCCGTACTGGCCGCGGCGGACGCGGGCTACGAACAGGTGGTCGTCCCCGAGTGTGCGGCCGCCGAGGCCGCCCTGGTGCCCGGTGTGTCGGTGCTGGGCGTCCGCAGCCTGCGCCAGCTGATCGCCGTGCTCACGGACGAACCCGTGCCCGAGGAGGAGCAGGACGCACCGGGCCGCCCCGATCCCCTGCTGGCCGGTCTGCGGGCACCCGGCACCGGGGAGACCACCGGGATGCACGGCTTGGGCGCCGCGCAGCACGAGCCGGGCCATGATCTCGCCGATGTGGTCGGCCAGCGGGCGGCCCGCACGGCGGTGGAGGTGGCCGCGGCCGGCGGGCACCACCTGCTGCTGGAAGGACCTCCCGGAGCCGGGAAGACGATGCTCGCGGAGCGGCTGCCCGCCGTCCTTCCCCGGCTCGGCAGGCAGGAGTCGCTGGAGGTCACGGCCGTGCACTCGGTGGCGGGACTGCTCCCCGTGGGCAAGCCCCTGATCGATGTCCCCCCGTACTGCGCACCGCACCACTCGGCCACCATGCAGGCCCTGGTGGGCGGCGGCCCCGGTATCGCGCGGCCCGGTGCGGTGTCGCTCTCCCATCGGGGGATCCTCTTTCTGGACGAGGCACCCGAGTTCAGCGGCCGGGCCCTGGACGCGCTGCGGCAACCCCTGGAGTCCGGGCATGTGGTGATCGCACGCAGCGCGGGCGTCGTGCGGTTCCCGGCGAGATTCCTGATGGTCCTCGCGGCCAACCCCTGCCCCTGCGGACGCTTCTCGCGGCGCGATGCGCTGTGCGAGTGCCCGCCCTCGGCGATCCGCCGCTATCAGGCCCGGCTCTCCGGCCCGCTCCTCGACCGGGTCGATCTGCGCGTCGAGGTGGATCCCCTCACCCGCGCCGAACTCACCGGGCGCGGCGCGCGGGGCGAGAGCACCGAGACGGTCGCCGACCGGGTCCGCGAGGCCAGGGCCCGGACGGCGGCGCGCCTGGCCGGAACGCCGTGGCGGGTCAACGGCGAGGTGCCGGGGCGGGAGCTGCGCCACCGCTGGTACGCGGCGAGCGGAGCGACGGAGGAGGCCGAGCGTCAGCTGGAGCGGGGGGTGCTCACGGCCCGGGGACTGGACCGTGTGCTGCGCGTGGCCTGGACCGTGGCGGACCTGGCGGGCCACGACCGGCCGGACGCGACGGATGTGGCACTGGCGCTGCAACTGCGCACGGGGATCCCCCAGGGCGTGCCGGCGGTCGTCGGGGCACCGGTATGA
- the dprA gene encoding DNA-processing protein DprA, which produces MSGGAGPDDDRLARIFLGRVVEPGDETAGRWLREHGAEEVARRLREDGPPLPGVTGKRWTGLRARAVRAAPERDLALAREAGLRFVCPGTPEWPAQLDDLGDARPLGLWVRGRPSLRMWALRSVAVVGARACTEYGAHMAAGLGAGLAERGWVVVSGGAYGVDGAAHRGALAAGGATVAVLACGVDRPYPRGHTELITRIARQGLVAGELPPGDHPTPSRFLLRNRVIAALTRGTVVVEAAYRSGALVTARAAQRLGRHTMGVPGPVTSGLSAGVHELLRGEAVLVSDAAEVVELVGAMGELAPDRRGPVLPRDLLDPAAARVLAALPARGTAPADVLARGAGTTQDDVVARLYELRSLGFVERHGDGWKLTRQAVIASRPDRAGC; this is translated from the coding sequence ATGAGCGGCGGTGCCGGACCGGACGACGACCGCCTCGCCCGGATCTTCCTCGGCCGCGTCGTCGAGCCCGGGGACGAGACGGCGGGCCGCTGGCTGCGGGAGCACGGAGCCGAGGAGGTGGCCCGGCGGCTGCGCGAGGACGGCCCGCCGCTGCCGGGGGTGACAGGGAAGCGGTGGACCGGACTGCGGGCCCGCGCCGTACGGGCCGCACCGGAGCGGGACCTGGCCCTGGCCCGGGAGGCGGGGCTGAGATTCGTGTGTCCCGGCACGCCCGAGTGGCCCGCTCAGCTCGACGACCTCGGTGACGCCCGGCCGCTCGGGCTCTGGGTGCGGGGACGGCCCAGCCTGCGGATGTGGGCGCTGCGTTCCGTCGCGGTGGTGGGCGCCCGGGCCTGCACCGAGTACGGGGCGCACATGGCGGCAGGTCTGGGCGCGGGGCTCGCGGAGCGCGGCTGGGTGGTGGTCTCCGGCGGAGCGTACGGGGTGGACGGGGCCGCGCACCGGGGCGCCCTGGCGGCGGGCGGCGCCACCGTCGCCGTGCTGGCCTGCGGAGTGGACCGGCCCTACCCCCGAGGGCACACCGAGCTGATCACCAGGATCGCCCGGCAGGGTCTGGTCGCCGGGGAGTTGCCGCCCGGAGACCATCCGACACCGAGCAGATTCCTCCTCCGGAACCGGGTGATCGCGGCGCTCACCCGCGGCACCGTGGTCGTGGAGGCCGCCTACCGCAGCGGCGCGCTGGTCACCGCGAGGGCGGCCCAGCGGCTCGGCCGGCACACCATGGGCGTGCCCGGACCGGTCACCAGCGGACTGTCGGCCGGTGTCCATGAGCTGCTGCGGGGCGAGGCGGTGCTGGTCTCCGACGCCGCGGAGGTCGTGGAACTGGTCGGAGCCATGGGCGAGCTGGCCCCGGACCGGCGCGGACCGGTCCTCCCGCGCGATCTGCTCGACCCGGCCGCCGCCCGGGTGCTGGCCGCGCTGCCGGCCCGCGGCACGGCCCCTGCGGACGTCCTCGCCCGTGGGGCGGGGACGACCCAGGACGACGTGGTCGCCCGACTGTACGAACTCCGATCACTTGGCTTTGTCGAACGACATGGCGACGGCTGGAAGTTGACACGCCAGGCGGTGATCGCCTCCCGGCCGGATCGCGCCGGGTGCTGA